Genomic DNA from Alphaproteobacteria bacterium PA2:
GGAGTCGCTTGCAAGAACGCGCGAGCTCATCCTCGCCTGTCAGACGCAGCTTTTGGAGGGCAAGGGGGTCTTGGTGCACTGCCGCGCCGGAATTGGTCGTTCGTCGATGATCGCGGCCTGCATCCTTAAGTCCAAGGGATTAGCGGCCGAAGCTGCCTTTGCACTGATTTCGGTGGCTCGTGGCCTTACAGTTCCAGATACCCCGGGACAGGCGCAATGGGCGGATGATTTCACCCTTGGCTAGGATGATCTGGCCCCTGCTTGACGTCCCTGGGGTCGACACCCGGCTGCTCGGACCAGCCGATGCTGAGGCGCTGGATGGCCTGCACTTCGCATGCGCCGAATTCGTCGAACTGATAGAGGGCCGACCGCCCGCATCAGGCGATGGTCAACGTCTG
This window encodes:
- a CDS encoding tyrosine protein phosphatase, coding for MFWIEAEGPGRLSIAARPRAGDWLEDEVSFWRQGGVDIVVSLLEAHEIFDLDLRREAEVCEAAGMTFLSLPIPDRGVPESLARTRELILACQTQLLEGKGVLVHCRAGIGRSSMIAACILKSKGLAAEAAFALISVARGLTVPDTPGQAQWADDFTLG